In one Nocardioides sp. NBC_00368 genomic region, the following are encoded:
- a CDS encoding YbaB/EbfC family nucleoid-associated protein codes for MTNPLEGLGGEGGFDLNAIMQQAQALQSQIVDAQEKLAETIVDGTVAGGAVTVKLTGTGELVGVEIKQGEFDGSSPDDLEDLGAVIVAAYRDAKGKADALAGEAMGPLAGGLGGGMGAPGGNEPPFKLGF; via the coding sequence ATGACGAACCCACTCGAAGGCCTCGGCGGCGAGGGCGGCTTCGACCTCAACGCGATCATGCAGCAGGCTCAGGCGCTGCAGAGCCAGATCGTCGACGCCCAGGAGAAGCTCGCCGAGACGATCGTCGACGGCACCGTCGCCGGTGGTGCGGTGACCGTCAAGCTCACCGGCACCGGCGAGCTGGTCGGCGTGGAGATCAAGCAGGGCGAGTTCGACGGCAGCAGCCCCGACGACCTCGAGGACCTCGGTGCCGTGATCGTCGCCGCCTACCGCGACGCGAAGGGCAAGGCCGACGCGCTCGCCGGCGAGGCGATGGGCCCGCTCGCGGGCGGCCTCGGCGGCGGTATGGGTGCTCCCGGCGGCAACGAGCCGCCGTTCAAGCTCGGCTTCTAG
- a CDS encoding type VII secretion protein EccB, with amino-acid sequence MASKKDLVEAHAFSRRRLVSAFLSGAPGGREVEPARPGRSVFGGVVLAVLLIAGGAVAHFLSPKAATGWADEDGLIVTKGGARYVVTGPDNAKELHPVVNLASAQLILGLDLEKKSKVIDQEEIDKEFPKGTIGLSGPNVPEELPLKSDFINTGWTACTANGAGTYLNISAKPDVKAAADTGFMVQTEEGNYLIAEHETTDGYTQAYSYKIEGDSETYADRTFDGPVSTPTVPQAWVNLFPSGAPLSGNSFGSAFTKVGGTVEGEEYPIGTKANYQANNYLMTESGWIRLDEFASEIYDVAFGGKGNQQSLSSQPNINGERLETSWPAATLEPGTGSVCAKLETEDKTTVRLGVDPGERAWRSSEPPAATDFTSARVDPGKGAFVFAANGEELQKESATPYLIDARGTANTLDGKLTVERLGLSYDSGPIVPGTWLSLLPAGAALSTEMALCPPTTGEVQESKCVATE; translated from the coding sequence ATGGCCAGCAAGAAGGACCTCGTAGAAGCGCACGCCTTCAGCCGCCGCCGCCTCGTCTCCGCGTTCCTCTCCGGCGCCCCGGGTGGGCGTGAGGTGGAGCCGGCTCGACCGGGTCGCTCGGTCTTCGGCGGCGTCGTGCTCGCGGTGCTGCTCATCGCCGGCGGTGCCGTCGCCCACTTCCTCTCACCCAAGGCCGCGACCGGCTGGGCCGACGAGGACGGGCTGATCGTCACCAAGGGCGGCGCCCGCTACGTCGTCACCGGCCCGGACAACGCCAAGGAGCTGCACCCGGTCGTCAACCTTGCCAGCGCGCAGCTCATCCTCGGTCTCGACCTGGAGAAGAAGTCCAAGGTCATCGACCAGGAGGAGATCGACAAGGAGTTCCCCAAGGGCACGATCGGCCTCTCCGGCCCCAACGTCCCCGAGGAGCTGCCGCTGAAGTCCGACTTCATCAACACCGGCTGGACAGCGTGCACCGCGAACGGCGCAGGTACGTATCTGAACATCTCCGCGAAGCCGGACGTCAAGGCCGCCGCGGACACGGGCTTCATGGTGCAGACCGAAGAGGGCAACTACCTCATCGCGGAGCACGAGACCACCGACGGCTACACCCAGGCGTACAGCTACAAGATCGAAGGCGACTCGGAGACCTATGCCGACCGCACCTTCGACGGCCCGGTCTCGACGCCGACCGTTCCGCAGGCCTGGGTCAACCTCTTCCCGTCCGGCGCGCCGCTGTCCGGCAACTCCTTCGGAAGTGCCTTCACCAAGGTCGGTGGCACGGTCGAGGGTGAGGAATACCCGATCGGCACCAAGGCCAACTACCAGGCCAACAACTACCTGATGACCGAGTCCGGCTGGATTCGGCTGGACGAATTCGCCAGTGAGATCTATGACGTCGCCTTCGGCGGCAAGGGCAACCAGCAGTCGCTGAGCTCGCAGCCGAACATCAACGGCGAGCGGCTGGAGACCTCGTGGCCGGCCGCTACCCTCGAGCCCGGAACTGGCAGCGTCTGCGCCAAGCTGGAGACCGAGGACAAGACGACGGTACGCCTCGGTGTCGACCCGGGTGAGAGGGCCTGGCGGTCGTCGGAGCCTCCCGCGGCGACCGACTTCACCTCGGCCCGGGTCGACCCCGGCAAGGGCGCCTTCGTCTTCGCCGCCAACGGCGAGGAGCTCCAGAAGGAGAGCGCGACGCCCTACCTGATCGACGCCCGCGGCACCGCCAACACCCTCGACGGCAAGCTCACGGTCGAGCGGCTCGGCCTGTCGTACGACTCGGGCCCAATCGTGCCCGGCACGTGGCTGAGCCTGCTTCCGGCTGGCGCTGCGCTCTCGACCGAGATGGCGTTGTGCCCGCCGACCACCGGAGAGGTTCAGGAGAGCAAGTGCGTGGCGACCGAGTGA
- a CDS encoding DNA polymerase III subunit gamma and tau: MSVGIVRVHGVDAPLALYRRYRPETFAEVIGQDHVTGPLRNALAGNRVNHAYLFSGPRGCGKTTSARILARALNCEKAPIADPCGECESCRDLARGGPGSIDVIEIDAASHGGVDDARDLREKAFFAPVKSRYKVYIIDEAHMVSTQGFNALLKLVEEPPEHLRFIFATTEPEKVIPTIRSRTHHYPFRLFPPKLVSDYIATLCEKEGINVAPAALPLVARAGAGSMRDSLSVMDQLLGGAGPEGVTYELAAGLLGYTPDALLDEVVDAFAAHDGAAVFGVIDKIIETGQDPRRFTEDLLRRLRDLVIVKAVPDAPATGLIDVSEDGGERLVAQAGRFGPHDLSRAADAVATGLTEMRGATAPRLLLELICARVLLPAADGTDGLAARLDRLERRIEISGTPTVTAPPAAAAPAQDRPVLKPSVGAPGHETTAPAPPQPEPVQTYAPTPEPEPAPAPEPIAERPPQQQAPATPPAPPAPEPPSQPQPPAQPGGMGNVDIRRLWDDVIAQTKGLRRATWSLVGQNAQVVDFRDGVLTLGFASPGLRDRFATGGHEPILGQALVNVIGIQPKIEAIVAGGGQGAPQRQAPPQPSQPQEPAQPQQPPEASWNEQAPPPDWAAEPPPPDQPPAPPEPPAAQADPGAIALAREAIRPTRAADYEPPVDDTAARLAEADAAVNPDDQAYDGPAAMGAEALLAQELGATMIEEIPHN; encoded by the coding sequence CTGTCGGTGGGGATCGTTAGGGTTCATGGGGTGGACGCACCGCTAGCTCTCTACCGCCGCTACCGGCCGGAGACGTTTGCCGAGGTCATCGGCCAGGATCACGTCACCGGACCGCTGCGCAATGCGCTGGCGGGCAACCGGGTCAACCATGCGTATCTCTTCTCGGGGCCGCGCGGCTGTGGCAAGACCACCTCGGCGCGGATCCTGGCGCGGGCGCTGAACTGCGAGAAGGCGCCGATCGCGGACCCGTGCGGGGAGTGCGAGTCGTGCCGTGATCTCGCGCGCGGTGGGCCAGGCAGCATCGACGTGATCGAGATCGACGCGGCGTCGCACGGTGGTGTGGACGACGCCCGTGACCTGCGGGAGAAGGCGTTCTTCGCGCCGGTGAAGAGCCGCTACAAGGTCTACATCATCGACGAGGCCCACATGGTCTCGACGCAGGGCTTCAACGCGCTGCTCAAGCTCGTCGAGGAGCCGCCGGAGCACCTGCGGTTCATCTTCGCGACGACCGAGCCGGAGAAGGTCATCCCGACGATCCGGTCGCGCACCCACCACTATCCGTTCCGTCTCTTCCCGCCGAAGCTGGTCTCCGACTACATCGCGACTCTGTGCGAGAAGGAGGGGATCAACGTTGCGCCGGCCGCGCTGCCGCTGGTCGCTCGTGCGGGCGCCGGATCGATGCGCGACAGCCTCTCGGTCATGGACCAGCTGCTCGGTGGTGCCGGGCCTGAGGGAGTGACGTACGAGCTGGCCGCCGGGCTGCTCGGCTACACCCCCGATGCGCTGCTGGACGAGGTCGTCGACGCCTTCGCCGCTCACGACGGCGCCGCGGTCTTCGGGGTGATCGACAAGATCATCGAGACCGGCCAGGACCCGCGGCGGTTCACCGAGGACCTGCTCCGGCGTCTGCGCGACCTGGTCATCGTCAAGGCGGTCCCGGACGCGCCTGCGACCGGTCTCATCGACGTCTCCGAGGACGGCGGCGAGCGCCTCGTCGCCCAGGCCGGACGCTTCGGGCCCCACGACCTCTCCCGGGCGGCCGACGCCGTGGCGACCGGCCTGACCGAGATGCGCGGCGCCACCGCGCCCCGACTCCTGCTCGAGCTGATCTGTGCCCGGGTGCTGCTGCCCGCGGCCGACGGCACCGACGGTCTGGCCGCCCGGCTGGACCGTCTGGAGAGGCGGATCGAGATCAGCGGTACGCCGACGGTGACCGCTCCTCCGGCGGCCGCCGCCCCGGCCCAGGACCGGCCGGTGCTCAAGCCGTCCGTCGGTGCGCCGGGGCACGAGACGACCGCTCCCGCGCCGCCGCAGCCTGAGCCCGTCCAGACGTACGCGCCGACTCCCGAGCCCGAGCCCGCTCCCGCTCCCGAGCCGATCGCGGAGAGGCCCCCGCAGCAGCAGGCTCCGGCGACACCACCCGCACCGCCCGCACCGGAGCCACCGAGCCAGCCCCAGCCGCCGGCACAGCCGGGTGGCATGGGCAACGTAGACATCCGCCGTCTGTGGGACGACGTGATCGCCCAGACCAAGGGCCTGCGCCGGGCGACCTGGTCCCTGGTGGGCCAGAACGCGCAGGTGGTCGACTTCCGCGACGGCGTGCTCACCCTTGGCTTCGCCTCGCCGGGGCTGCGTGACCGGTTCGCGACCGGCGGGCACGAGCCGATCCTCGGGCAGGCGCTGGTCAACGTGATCGGTATCCAACCGAAGATCGAGGCGATCGTCGCCGGGGGTGGCCAGGGCGCCCCGCAGCGGCAGGCCCCGCCGCAGCCGAGCCAGCCCCAGGAGCCCGCCCAGCCGCAGCAGCCGCCCGAGGCCTCCTGGAACGAACAGGCCCCGCCGCCCGACTGGGCCGCCGAGCCGCCCCCGCCCGACCAGCCGCCCGCCCCGCCGGAGCCGCCCGCGGCCCAGGCCGACCCGGGAGCGATCGCGCTCGCGCGCGAGGCGATCCGGCCGACGCGTGCGGCCGACTACGAGCCCCCCGTCGACGACACCGCGGCTCGCCTCGCCGAGGCCGACGCCGCGGTGAACCCCGACGACCAGGCCTACGACGGGCCGGCCGCGATGGGCGCCGAGGCGCTGCTCGCTCAGGAGCTGGGTGCAACGATGATCGAAGAGATTCCTCACAACTAG
- the recR gene encoding recombination mediator RecR — MYEGVVQDLIDELGRLPGVGPKSAQRIAFHLLQADPADVHRLASILNEVKAKVKFCSVCFNVSEEETCRICRDPRREQSVLCVVEEYKDVVAIERTREFRGRYHVLGGAISPIDGIGPDQLRIRELVQRLNDPGITEVILATDPNLEGEATATYLTRQLSPLGLKVTRLASGLPVGGDLEYADEVTLGRAFAGRRAAE, encoded by the coding sequence TTGTACGAGGGTGTGGTCCAAGACCTCATCGACGAGCTGGGACGGCTCCCGGGCGTAGGCCCGAAGAGCGCCCAGCGGATCGCGTTCCATCTGCTCCAGGCTGACCCCGCCGACGTACATCGGCTGGCCTCGATCCTCAACGAGGTCAAGGCGAAGGTGAAGTTCTGCTCGGTCTGCTTCAACGTCTCCGAGGAGGAGACGTGCCGGATCTGTCGCGACCCGCGTCGCGAGCAGTCGGTGCTGTGCGTGGTCGAGGAATACAAGGACGTCGTCGCGATCGAGCGCACCAGGGAGTTCCGGGGTCGCTACCACGTGCTCGGTGGGGCGATCAGCCCGATCGACGGGATCGGTCCCGACCAGCTCCGCATCCGCGAGCTCGTCCAGCGGCTCAACGATCCCGGGATCACCGAGGTGATCCTCGCCACGGACCCCAACCTCGAGGGCGAGGCGACGGCGACGTACCTGACCCGTCAGCTGAGCCCGCTCGGGCTGAAGGTCACCCGTCTGGCCAGCGGTCTTCCGGTCGGTGGCGACCTGGAGTACGCCGACGAGGTCACTCTCGGGCGCGCGTTCGCCGGTCGCCGCGCGGCTGAGTAG
- a CDS encoding WXG100 family type VII secretion target: MGEEIVVNHGAMGSIVDVLLKGVKEMDGALDELERYILNLQENFTGEAANAYNQAQAKWNGTIRELSATLDRSSKFVNESQARMHEADMRGAGGFGG; encoded by the coding sequence ATGGGCGAAGAGATTGTCGTTAACCACGGAGCCATGGGCTCGATCGTGGACGTGCTGCTCAAGGGCGTGAAGGAGATGGACGGCGCCCTCGACGAGCTCGAGAGGTACATCCTGAACCTCCAGGAGAACTTCACCGGTGAGGCGGCCAACGCCTACAACCAGGCTCAGGCCAAGTGGAACGGGACCATCCGTGAGCTGAGCGCCACGCTTGACCGCAGCAGCAAGTTCGTCAACGAGTCGCAGGCGCGGATGCACGAGGCTGACATGCGCGGTGCCGGCGGCTTCGGCGGCTGA
- a CDS encoding RidA family protein, protein MSVDLLTPEGMFQPVPYHHVSVSTGTRHIHVAGQIARDELGRGVAPGDLAGQLAHALRNTARGLAGAGATFADVVRLRFFVTDWSPDKYDAFVAGLESVVDELDIPQPLPPLSAIGVDYLFEPDVLVEVEAYAVLD, encoded by the coding sequence GTGTCCGTCGATCTGCTCACCCCCGAAGGCATGTTCCAGCCCGTGCCTTACCACCACGTCTCCGTGTCCACCGGGACACGTCACATCCATGTCGCCGGGCAGATCGCCCGGGACGAGCTCGGTCGCGGTGTGGCGCCCGGCGACCTCGCCGGTCAGCTCGCCCATGCCCTCCGCAACACCGCCCGTGGTCTGGCCGGCGCCGGTGCCACCTTCGCCGACGTCGTACGTCTCCGGTTCTTCGTCACCGACTGGAGCCCGGACAAGTACGACGCGTTCGTCGCGGGCCTCGAGAGCGTCGTCGACGAGCTCGACATCCCGCAGCCGCTGCCGCCGCTGTCGGCCATCGGCGTGGACTATCTGTTCGAGCCGGACGTGCTCGTCGAGGTCGAGGCGTACGCCGTCTTGGACTGA
- a CDS encoding winged helix-turn-helix transcriptional regulator — translation MPDTPPGPLRLTPEHRELLDQLLDKWSLQVLDTLCERPRRFNELRQAIPAVTQKSLTTALRRLERNGMVARVVLSTRPLAVEYRITPLGSTLQDLIDRLYHWSATTLPEVEAAREAFDDAL, via the coding sequence ATGCCGGATACCCCGCCTGGCCCGCTGCGCCTGACCCCTGAGCATCGCGAGCTCCTCGACCAGCTCCTCGACAAGTGGTCGCTCCAGGTGCTCGACACGCTCTGCGAGCGGCCGAGACGCTTCAACGAACTGCGTCAGGCGATCCCAGCAGTGACGCAGAAATCACTCACCACCGCGTTGCGGCGCCTCGAGCGCAACGGCATGGTCGCCCGTGTCGTGCTGAGCACTCGCCCGCTCGCGGTGGAATACCGCATCACCCCGCTGGGCAGCACCCTGCAGGACCTCATCGACCGGCTCTACCACTGGTCTGCCACGACGCTGCCCGAGGTGGAAGCCGCACGCGAGGCGTTCGACGATGCCTTGTGA
- a CDS encoding WXG100 family type VII secretion target has product MSSEIKQGQAIESAVKFIEETKAKLENINSRTVSEAQSAGSSGWKGAGGNAFQQLMNTYNEKAREITTALDQLTAGLTKARQLGSDADQDVAGQTSAISSQVEGTKYSF; this is encoded by the coding sequence ATGAGCAGTGAGATCAAGCAAGGGCAGGCGATCGAGTCCGCCGTCAAGTTCATCGAGGAGACGAAGGCCAAGCTGGAGAACATCAACTCCCGCACGGTCTCCGAGGCTCAGTCTGCTGGGTCCTCCGGGTGGAAGGGCGCTGGTGGCAACGCGTTCCAGCAGCTCATGAACACCTACAACGAGAAGGCTCGCGAGATCACCACGGCGCTCGACCAGCTCACCGCGGGGCTCACCAAGGCTCGCCAGCTGGGGTCCGACGCCGACCAGGATGTCGCGGGGCAGACCAGCGCCATCAGCAGCCAGGTCGAGGGCACCAAGTACTCGTTCTGA
- the eccD gene encoding type VII secretion integral membrane protein EccD, with product MTQAQVAPTGLVRVTVASGTRRMDLVLPGSVPVAELVPELARSVGLLDPQTAYAGYRVVLADGRKLAGDLGLIPQGVEDGGVLTVSAGIDDKPPRVYDDVVEAMTDVVESEMAPWKPEAGRRTSLLAAALLLLLGAGALWTQAPSMLAGVAAAVIGIVLAGGAIVLSRLEAENDAAIAAVWIGEVYGAVAGFLIGAAALGLDGGVGMPLAFAGAGAMLLSAIGFLGLGEARMLAMPGALVGGVFLVAGLLLSATGWKAGVVLGIVLVVVVLAGSFFPWLALSTTKTDVPQLYSDEDINLDPDEIRQDQVRVDAKVAHEILVAISLSVGVLVVLTAPFVVRLGLFGTLLALAACVVLMLRTRQYRTGSEVLVGLVSGIAGLLAIGAALLVYHESWRPTTAVVLAAAGGVLLVLTLVPDVGSIRRGRLADVAETICLLAMLPLMVLASGLFGAAVAGF from the coding sequence ATGACGCAGGCGCAGGTGGCGCCCACTGGGCTGGTCCGGGTGACGGTCGCCTCCGGCACCCGTCGGATGGATCTGGTCCTGCCGGGTTCGGTGCCGGTGGCGGAGCTCGTGCCGGAGCTCGCGCGAAGCGTCGGGCTGCTCGACCCGCAGACGGCGTACGCCGGCTATCGCGTCGTGCTCGCTGACGGGCGCAAGCTCGCCGGCGACCTGGGCCTGATCCCGCAGGGCGTCGAGGACGGTGGCGTGCTCACCGTGAGCGCCGGGATCGACGACAAGCCGCCGCGGGTCTACGACGACGTGGTCGAGGCGATGACCGACGTCGTCGAGAGCGAGATGGCTCCTTGGAAACCCGAAGCAGGACGTCGTACGTCCCTGCTGGCCGCCGCACTGCTCCTGCTCCTCGGTGCCGGTGCGCTGTGGACCCAGGCGCCGTCGATGCTCGCCGGCGTCGCCGCCGCGGTGATCGGCATCGTCCTCGCCGGCGGCGCGATCGTGCTCTCCCGGCTCGAGGCGGAGAACGACGCCGCGATCGCCGCGGTGTGGATCGGTGAGGTCTACGGCGCGGTCGCCGGCTTCCTGATCGGTGCGGCTGCTCTCGGCCTCGACGGCGGCGTCGGGATGCCGCTGGCGTTCGCCGGAGCGGGCGCGATGCTCCTCTCCGCGATCGGTTTCCTCGGCCTGGGCGAGGCCCGGATGCTCGCGATGCCGGGTGCGCTCGTCGGCGGTGTGTTCCTGGTGGCCGGTCTGCTGCTGAGCGCGACCGGCTGGAAGGCCGGCGTCGTGCTCGGGATCGTGCTGGTCGTCGTGGTGCTGGCCGGGAGCTTCTTCCCGTGGCTCGCGCTGAGCACGACCAAGACCGACGTCCCGCAGCTCTACTCCGACGAGGACATCAACCTCGACCCTGACGAGATCCGGCAGGACCAGGTCCGCGTCGACGCCAAGGTCGCCCACGAGATCCTGGTCGCGATCTCGCTCTCCGTCGGTGTCCTGGTCGTGCTGACCGCGCCGTTCGTGGTGCGCCTCGGGCTCTTCGGCACGCTGCTGGCTCTGGCCGCGTGCGTCGTGCTGATGCTGCGCACCCGGCAGTACCGGACCGGGTCCGAGGTGCTTGTCGGGCTGGTCTCCGGGATCGCCGGCCTGCTCGCGATCGGCGCCGCGCTGCTGGTCTACCACGAGTCGTGGCGGCCGACGACCGCCGTCGTGCTGGCGGCCGCGGGTGGCGTACTCCTGGTGCTGACGCTCGTCCCCGACGTCGGGTCCATCCGGCGTGGCCGGCTGGCCGATGTCGCCGAGACGATCTGCCTGCTCGCGATGCTGCCGCTGATGGTGCTCGCCTCGGGCCTCTTCGGCGCCGCGGTGGCTGGTTTCTGA
- a CDS encoding DUF4328 domain-containing protein, whose amino-acid sequence MNRADDALSMSPNQPLPQHLPAVPRGLAKAAIVLAVALTALRLVTVGILSVPAPAAWAWDVLTMISLAAIVTMIALYLVGSLWLLRSYDFAKLVDPAFPMRRSRSWTWLGWWIPIVSLWFPFQIVDDVRRATAKGEARPSPTLWWAAWLIATWAPQIPMRDDGGMLVTSRDAVSAVALVVACGTWISIIRGITRDQDAARG is encoded by the coding sequence ATGAACAGAGCCGACGACGCGCTGTCGATGTCACCGAACCAGCCTCTCCCCCAGCACCTGCCGGCAGTCCCGCGTGGTCTGGCGAAAGCTGCGATCGTCCTGGCCGTCGCCCTCACGGCCCTTCGGCTGGTCACCGTCGGGATTCTCTCCGTCCCGGCCCCTGCAGCGTGGGCTTGGGACGTACTCACGATGATCTCGTTGGCTGCGATCGTGACCATGATCGCCCTCTACCTGGTGGGCAGCCTATGGCTCCTGCGAAGCTATGACTTCGCGAAACTGGTCGATCCGGCGTTCCCCATGCGGCGCAGCCGATCATGGACGTGGCTCGGGTGGTGGATCCCGATCGTGTCTCTCTGGTTTCCCTTCCAGATCGTCGACGACGTACGCCGCGCGACCGCGAAGGGCGAGGCCCGTCCGAGTCCGACCCTCTGGTGGGCAGCCTGGCTGATCGCCACCTGGGCGCCGCAGATCCCGATGAGAGACGACGGCGGGATGCTGGTCACCAGCCGCGACGCGGTCTCCGCTGTCGCGCTGGTGGTCGCGTGTGGCACGTGGATCTCGATCATCCGCGGAATCACCCGCGACCAGGACGCCGCTCGCGGGTGA
- a CDS encoding S8/S53 family peptidase, producing the protein MRGDRVTLVRSGIALAAAVGGLALLGGPSPAYAAEERADCSAYAQNTGGGAPQKAETKAAPVPETVAPFAIMRIGEAQKVSKQGQGIRVAVVDSGYSAKAQDYRGTVASGLITGIAPKVTLSDHPVLKVGQEKSTIDAKRMVAELNSLAKGNAKGLVVDIGLPATEGAAGLETAVDTLTKKGAIVVMAADWSGIATGTDRDMAPKVFPNTNDSVVTVSASGTWASDPDSAVLPNSNTDVAAPTYGAASKTLFGQPCWVDSISTSFASAEVSAVLALIWSTNPGWSASQVIDRLYSTTSGVEGQGSRYWGAGVVNAYDALTRPAVEEAAEAPEVEQAPMAREKVDPLDAVRDNAVWWGIGGGGALGLALVLRPLFSRRKGSM; encoded by the coding sequence GTGCGTGGCGACCGAGTGACGCTGGTTCGCAGCGGCATCGCGCTCGCGGCCGCCGTCGGTGGGCTGGCTCTGCTCGGCGGCCCGAGCCCTGCGTACGCAGCGGAGGAACGAGCCGACTGCTCGGCCTACGCGCAGAACACCGGTGGCGGTGCCCCGCAGAAGGCGGAGACCAAGGCAGCGCCGGTGCCGGAGACGGTGGCTCCGTTCGCGATCATGCGGATCGGTGAAGCGCAGAAGGTGAGCAAACAGGGTCAGGGGATCCGTGTCGCGGTGGTCGACTCCGGTTACAGCGCCAAGGCGCAGGATTATCGCGGCACCGTCGCATCTGGTCTGATCACCGGGATCGCGCCCAAGGTGACGCTCAGCGACCACCCGGTCCTCAAGGTCGGCCAGGAGAAGTCGACGATCGACGCCAAGCGGATGGTCGCCGAGCTCAACTCGCTGGCCAAGGGCAACGCGAAGGGGCTGGTTGTCGACATCGGTCTGCCCGCGACAGAGGGCGCCGCGGGCCTGGAAACAGCGGTCGACACGCTCACCAAGAAGGGGGCCATCGTCGTGATGGCCGCCGACTGGTCCGGCATCGCCACAGGCACGGACCGAGACATGGCACCCAAGGTCTTCCCGAACACCAACGACTCCGTGGTGACGGTCAGCGCTTCCGGCACCTGGGCCTCCGACCCCGACTCCGCGGTGCTGCCCAACTCCAACACCGACGTCGCCGCGCCGACGTACGGGGCGGCGTCGAAGACGCTCTTCGGCCAGCCGTGCTGGGTCGACTCGATCTCCACCTCCTTCGCCTCCGCCGAGGTCTCGGCGGTGCTCGCGCTCATCTGGTCGACCAATCCGGGCTGGAGCGCCAGCCAGGTCATCGACCGCCTCTACAGCACCACGTCGGGCGTCGAGGGCCAGGGCAGCCGCTACTGGGGTGCCGGCGTGGTCAACGCGTACGACGCGCTCACCCGCCCCGCCGTCGAGGAGGCCGCCGAAGCGCCGGAGGTCGAGCAGGCCCCGATGGCACGGGAGAAGGTCGACCCGCTCGACGCCGTCCGCGACAACGCCGTCTGGTGGGGCATCGGAGGCGGGGGCGCGCTCGGACTTGCGCTGGTCTTGCGGCCGTTGTTCTCACGGCGCAAGGGCTCGATGTAG